The genome window GACGCGGGGATCGCCAAGCAGGTCGTCAAGGTGTCGCTGCCGCGCGAGGAGCACCACCAGACCTCGGACGTCGAGGAACTCGTCGCCGCGGTCGGTCTCGAGCCGGGCGACGTCGGCCCGGGCGTGCTGGCCACCCTGCCGGCGGCGTTGAGGGACGACGGGGGCACCGTCACGGTGACGACCTTCGGCCGGCGGGTCCTCGCCGTCGAGCGCGGCGACACGTCCGCGATGAAGTTCGGGCTGGCGATCGACATCGGCACCACCAGCGTCGTCACCACGCTGGTCGAGCTGGAGTCCGGCGAGCAGCTCGGCTCGGTCTCGAGCCTGAACCCCCAGGCCGTGTTCGGGGGCGACCTCATGTCCCGCATCGCCTTCGTCCAGTTCAATCCCGGCAACCTGCGCAGGCTCACGACGCGGATCGTGGGTCTGCTGAACCAGCACATCGCCGAGGTGGGACGCGAGGCCGGCGTGCTGCCCAAGTGGATCTACAAGGCCGTGGTCGTGGGCAACACCTGCATGCACCACCTGCTACTCGGCATCGATCCTTCGTGGGTGGGGCTGGCCCCCTACGCCCCGGTCATGCGCCACGCGCTCGTCGTGCCCGCGCGCGAGCTCAACCTCAAGATCGCGCCGGAGGCCCGCGTGTGCCTGCTGCCGCTGGTGGCGGGCTTCGTCGGGGCCGACGCGGTCGGGGTGGCGCTGGCGACCCGGATCTACGCGAGCGCCGAGGTGCGGGTCGCCGTGGACATCGGCACCAACGGCGAGGTGATCCTCGGCTCGCGGGAGCGTCTGTGGGCGTGCTCGGCGCCCGCCGGCCCGGCGCTGGAGGGCGCGCAGATCCGTCACGGCATGCGCGGCGCGCTGGGCGCCATCGACCGCGTCGCGGTGGACGACGACATCCGCGTGCACACGATCGGGGAGGTCGACGCCCTGGGGATCTGCGGATCCGGTCTCATCGACCTCCTGGCCGGCCTGCTGGAGGCCGGCGTCATCGACGCGACCGGCCTCATCCGCGTGGAGGCGCGCGACGCGCTGCCTCCCGGGCTGCGCGACCGGGTGGTGATGCGGGGCGAGGAGCGCCAGGTGATCGTGCTGCGGCCGGGGGAGGCGGGCGCCGGGCGCGAGATCGTGCTCACCCAGGACGATGTCCGCCAGGTGCAGCTGGCCAAGGGCGCGATCGCCTCCGGGGTCGCCATGCTCCTGCACGTCGCCGGCGTCAGGCCCGACCGGCTGGTCGAGCTGATGCTGGCGGGCGGCTTCGGCAACTACATCTCGATCTCGAGCGCGCTGCGCATCGGGCTCATCCCACCGCTGCCGCCCGAAAAGGTCCGCTACGTGGGCAACGCGGCCTCGCTCGGCGCCCAGCTCGCGCTGCTCAGCGAAGCCGAGCGGGCGCGGGCCGCGGAGATCGCCGGCCGCATCGAGCACGTCTCGCTGGCCGCCCATCCGGACTTCGAGCAGATCTTCGTGGAGTCCATGAACTTCCCGTCCCGATGACGACGCGCGCGACGACCCCCCGGCTGAGCGCGGCCATCGTGGGCGCCGTCGCGGGCCCGCTGACGCACGAGATCGACGCCCGCTGGCTCATGGCTTACGCGGCGGCCCTCGGCGAGGAGGGTCCGCGCTACTACGACACGGCGGCGCCCGGCGGTCCTCTGGCCCATCCGATCTTCCCCGTCTGCTACGAGTGGCCGCTGGCCCAGGCCATCCGGGCCCGGACGATCGGCGAGGCGATTGCGCCCTTGGGCGTCCACGCGAGCCACCACCTGACGATTCATCGGCCGCCCCGCGCCGGCGACCGGCTCTCGACGACGGCGCGCGTGGTCGCGCTGAGCCGGCGCCGGGCGGGGGCCCTGGTCGTGGTGAGGTTCGAAACCGTGGACGACCGCGGCCGCCCCGTGACCACGACGCTCTACGGCAGCGTGTACCGTGGCGTCCACGCCGAGGCGGAAGGCGGCGAGCCGCTGCCCCCCATCGAGCCCGCGACGGAGAATCCTGACGCGGTCAGGTGGGGTTCGCCGGTCCAGGTCGCCGCCCAGGCGGCGCACGTCTACACCGAGAGCGCCCGCATCTGGAATCCGATCCACACCGACATCGCCGCCGCGCGGGCGGCGGGGCTGCCCGGGCTGATCCTGCACGGAACGGCCACGCTCGGACTCGCCGTGTCACGCGTCATCGGCCGCGACCTGGGGGGCGACCCCGCCGTGGTGCGCGGGGTGGCGGCGCGCTTCACCGGCATGGTGCGCCTGCCGTCCACCTTCGTGGTCCACGGGCGCGACCGCCTTGCCGACCGCGTGGGGTTCGACGCCGTCGACGCCGGAGGGCGCGCCGTTCTCAGCGAGGGAGCCCTGTGGCTGTGAAGCCAATGAGCCGCCGCGAGCGCGTCCAGGCCGCGATCACCCGGCAGCCCGTGGACCGCGTGCCGTACGCGGTGTGGCGGCACTTCCCCCAGGTCGACCGCAACCCGGCCGGTCTGGCCCAGGCCACGCTGCGCTTCCACGAGCGCTACGGCTCCGACTTCATCAAGATCACGCCGAGCGGCGGATACGCGGTGCAGGAATGGGGCTGCGTCGAGGCCGAGGAGGTGCTGCCCGACGGCCACCGGGCCTGCGCGAGCTGCGCCGTCCGGGGCCCGGAGGACTGGAAGAAGATCCGCCCGCTCGATCCCGCAACAGCGGCGGGGTACTCCCAGCAGATCGAGACGATCGTCCGCATGGGCTTCGATCGGAGAATCGGCGACGCCCCCGTCGTGCCCACGCTCTTCTCGCCGCTGTCGCTGGCCCGGAAGCTCTCGGGCGATCGCCTGAGCTCGGATCTGCGCGAGCACCCCGCGCTCGTGAAGGACGCGCTCGAAGCGATCACCGAGACGCTGATCCGGTTCGCCGACCTGGCGCTGACCGAGGGCGTCTCCGGCATCTTCTACTCGATCCAGGCCGCCAGCCGGAGCCTTTACACCGAGGCGGAGTACGCCGAGTTCGGCGAGCCCTACGACCGCCGCCTGCTCCAGTCGGTGCACGGCCGCTCGGCGCTCACGATCATCCACGCCCACGGCGATCAGCTCATGTTCGCGCCCCTGGCCCGCCTGCCCGGGCACGCGTGGAACTGGGACGACCGCGCGACACCCCCGTCGCTCGCCGAGGGCCGGGCGCTGGTGCCGGGGGCGG of Candidatus Methylomirabilota bacterium contains these proteins:
- a CDS encoding ASKHA domain-containing protein gives rise to the protein MAVSLTILVDPRDPAARRTLTAPAGTTVLKAAHAGGVDITATCGGRGRCTSCRVKFVTGTIPPPSLADEVQLGDDLVREGYRLACQCRLEEAVTVQVAPPVEEQSFQILGAGPGVTRASGITIDAGIAKQVVKVSLPREEHHQTSDVEELVAAVGLEPGDVGPGVLATLPAALRDDGGTVTVTTFGRRVLAVERGDTSAMKFGLAIDIGTTSVVTTLVELESGEQLGSVSSLNPQAVFGGDLMSRIAFVQFNPGNLRRLTTRIVGLLNQHIAEVGREAGVLPKWIYKAVVVGNTCMHHLLLGIDPSWVGLAPYAPVMRHALVVPARELNLKIAPEARVCLLPLVAGFVGADAVGVALATRIYASAEVRVAVDIGTNGEVILGSRERLWACSAPAGPALEGAQIRHGMRGALGAIDRVAVDDDIRVHTIGEVDALGICGSGLIDLLAGLLEAGVIDATGLIRVEARDALPPGLRDRVVMRGEERQVIVLRPGEAGAGREIVLTQDDVRQVQLAKGAIASGVAMLLHVAGVRPDRLVELMLAGGFGNYISISSALRIGLIPPLPPEKVRYVGNAASLGAQLALLSEAERARAAEIAGRIEHVSLAAHPDFEQIFVESMNFPSR
- a CDS encoding MaoC family dehydratase N-terminal domain-containing protein, with product MTTRATTPRLSAAIVGAVAGPLTHEIDARWLMAYAAALGEEGPRYYDTAAPGGPLAHPIFPVCYEWPLAQAIRARTIGEAIAPLGVHASHHLTIHRPPRAGDRLSTTARVVALSRRRAGALVVVRFETVDDRGRPVTTTLYGSVYRGVHAEAEGGEPLPPIEPATENPDAVRWGSPVQVAAQAAHVYTESARIWNPIHTDIAAARAAGLPGLILHGTATLGLAVSRVIGRDLGGDPAVVRGVAARFTGMVRLPSTFVVHGRDRLADRVGFDAVDAGGRAVLSEGALWL
- a CDS encoding uroporphyrinogen decarboxylase family protein — encoded protein: MAVKPMSRRERVQAAITRQPVDRVPYAVWRHFPQVDRNPAGLAQATLRFHERYGSDFIKITPSGGYAVQEWGCVEAEEVLPDGHRACASCAVRGPEDWKKIRPLDPATAAGYSQQIETIVRMGFDRRIGDAPVVPTLFSPLSLARKLSGDRLSSDLREHPALVKDALEAITETLIRFADLALTEGVSGIFYSIQAASRSLYTEAEYAEFGEPYDRRLLQSVHGRSALTIIHAHGDQLMFAPLARLPGHAWNWDDRATPPSLAEGRALVPGAVIGGLNQWKTLCDGTPEQAVAEAQDAIAQTGGVGLIVGPGCVLPTGTPDPNVAAVVRALGGPLKRVPGATV